A genome region from bacterium includes the following:
- the map gene encoding type I methionyl aminopeptidase: MIILKSKQEIEKIRVAGKIVAEVLQHLVQITRPGITTKYLEEIAHKMIISRNGIPSFLGYEGFPGSICTSINHEVVHGIPSATRVLKNGDLLKIDLGVLLNGYHADAAVTVPIGQITAQAEKLVRVAKDALKIGISKARLPNRLGDISYAIEFYAQCYGYAVTRDYSGHGIGRDLHEAPQVPNFGEQGKGPRLKSGMVLCIEPMINTGDYEIDVLNNGWTVVTRDKSWSAHFEHTIVVTEDEPEILTK, from the coding sequence ATGATTATCTTAAAATCTAAACAAGAAATAGAAAAGATACGAGTGGCAGGTAAAATAGTTGCTGAAGTCTTACAACATCTTGTGCAAATAACCAGACCAGGCATAACGACGAAATATCTGGAAGAAATAGCCCATAAAATGATTATTAGTCGAAACGGAATACCATCATTCCTGGGATATGAGGGATTTCCTGGGAGTATTTGCACCTCAATTAATCACGAAGTCGTCCACGGAATTCCTTCTGCAACACGAGTTCTTAAAAATGGAGACCTTTTGAAGATAGACTTAGGGGTTTTGTTAAATGGTTATCATGCAGACGCCGCAGTAACTGTTCCTATTGGACAAATAACTGCACAGGCAGAAAAATTAGTTCGGGTAGCAAAAGATGCCCTGAAAATAGGTATTTCTAAAGCAAGATTACCAAATAGATTAGGGGACATCTCTTATGCTATCGAATTTTATGCCCAATGTTATGGATATGCGGTCACGCGTGATTATAGTGGTCATGGAATTGGACGAGATTTACATGAAGCACCACAAGTCCCTAATTTTGGTGAACAGGGTAAAGGACCACGACTTAAATCAGGTATGGTTCTCTGTATAGAACCAATGATAAATACCGGTGATTATGAAATAGATGTATTAAATAATGGCTGGACAGTGGTAACAAGAGACAAAAGCTGGTCGGCTCATTTTGAACATACCATAGTCGTGACAGAAGATGAACCGGAGATATTGACAAAGTAG
- the infA gene encoding translation initiation factor IF-1, translated as MPKEETIKVEGIVSEVLPNTMFRVELENGHKILAYISGKMRKHFIRILPGDKVTVELSLYDLSRGRIIYREK; from the coding sequence ATGCCAAAAGAAGAAACGATTAAAGTAGAAGGTATAGTTTCAGAGGTATTACCTAATACTATGTTTCGAGTAGAACTCGAAAATGGACATAAAATATTGGCTTATATATCGGGTAAGATGCGAAAACATTTTATTCGAATCTTACCCGGTGATAAAGTCACGGTTGAATTATCACTGTATGATTTATCAAGAGGAA